Proteins from a single region of Desulfolutivibrio sulfoxidireducens:
- a CDS encoding sigma-54-dependent transcriptional regulator → MNDLPPQILVVDDEPIARANLAHIFSRRGAQVTVAANGREALAELEKSEFDLVITDLIMEEVDGLAVLERTKTLWPDTEVVVVTGYPTVETAVTAMRRGAYDYLAKPYGIEEARLLAQKAMEKRRLRLEVKTLRERLRENPDPLTIIGHCPAMERLKRTVAQVAPTDSTVLILGETGTGKELVARTLHLLSARREERFLAVNCGAFNEELLENELFGHEPGAFTGATRLKKGLFESAPGGTLFLDELGETSPAMQVKLLRVLQERVIRRVGGSRDIPVDVRIVAATNKDVKREVEAGRFRQDLYYRINVIVLTLPPLSERQEDIPLLCRFFLAKMAKKLGKPNLTLSAEVYETLARYPFPGNVRELENIIERASIMADGEVIEPRHLPPDLSGAPVRVARPCVNEPMTLEENERRHVAWVLGHCGGNRSKAASVLGIDRASLWRKIKKFALA, encoded by the coding sequence GTGAACGATCTCCCCCCGCAGATCCTGGTGGTGGACGACGAGCCCATCGCCCGGGCCAACCTGGCCCATATCTTCTCCCGCCGGGGGGCCCAGGTGACCGTGGCCGCAAACGGCCGGGAGGCCCTGGCCGAGCTTGAAAAAAGCGAGTTCGACCTGGTGATCACCGATCTGATCATGGAGGAGGTGGACGGGCTGGCCGTTCTGGAGCGGACCAAGACCCTGTGGCCGGACACGGAGGTGGTGGTGGTCACGGGCTATCCCACGGTGGAGACGGCGGTCACGGCCATGCGCCGGGGGGCCTACGACTATCTGGCCAAACCCTACGGCATCGAGGAGGCCAGGCTTTTGGCCCAAAAGGCCATGGAAAAGCGCCGGCTGCGCCTGGAGGTCAAGACCCTGCGGGAGCGGCTGCGGGAGAACCCGGATCCGTTGACCATCATCGGCCACTGCCCGGCCATGGAGCGCCTCAAGCGCACCGTGGCCCAGGTGGCGCCCACGGACTCCACAGTGCTGATCCTGGGGGAGACGGGCACGGGCAAGGAACTGGTGGCCCGGACCCTCCACCTCTTGAGCGCCCGGCGGGAGGAACGCTTCTTGGCCGTCAACTGCGGGGCGTTTAACGAGGAACTGCTGGAGAACGAGCTTTTCGGCCACGAGCCCGGGGCCTTCACCGGGGCCACGCGCCTCAAAAAGGGGCTCTTCGAGTCCGCGCCGGGCGGCACGCTGTTCCTCGACGAACTGGGGGAGACCTCGCCGGCCATGCAGGTCAAGCTCCTGCGCGTCCTACAGGAACGGGTCATCCGCCGGGTGGGCGGCTCCCGGGACATCCCTGTGGACGTGCGCATCGTCGCCGCCACCAACAAGGACGTCAAACGCGAGGTGGAGGCCGGCCGTTTCCGCCAGGACCTGTACTATCGCATAAACGTCATCGTGCTGACCCTGCCGCCCCTGTCCGAGCGCCAGGAGGACATTCCCCTGTTGTGCCGTTTTTTCCTGGCCAAGATGGCCAAAAAGCTCGGCAAGCCCAATCTGACCCTGTCCGCCGAGGTGTACGAGACCCTGGCCCGCTATCCTTTTCCCGGCAACGTGCGCGAGCTTGAAAACATCATCGAGCGGGCCTCGATCATGGCCGACGGGGAGGTCATCGAGCCCCGGCACCTGCCGCCCGACCTAAGCGGCGCGCCGGTGCGGGTGGCCAGGCCGTGCGTCAACGAGCCCATGACCCTGGAGGAGAACGAACGCCGGCACGTGGCCTGGGTGCTTGGCCACTGCGGGGGCAACCGCTCCAAGGCCGCGTCGGTTTTGGGCATCGACCGGGCCTCCCTGTGGCGCAAGATCAAGAAATTCGCCCTGGCCTGA
- a CDS encoding acyl-CoA thioesterase yields the protein MTSPGKAVSESQVIMPQRMLPQDANPAGNVHGGVILKMIDTAGSIVAMRHCRTSVVTASIDRMDFIKPAFIGEVIIIKASVNYAGRTSMEVGVRVEAEDLITGEIRHTGSCYLTYVALDKNRQPIQVPPLLLETEDDCRRNREAKARRESRLAEKHRERASQNETRAC from the coding sequence ATGACTAGTCCCGGCAAGGCCGTCTCCGAGAGCCAGGTGATCATGCCCCAGCGCATGCTCCCCCAGGACGCCAACCCGGCCGGAAACGTCCACGGCGGGGTGATCCTCAAAATGATCGACACCGCCGGAAGCATCGTGGCCATGCGTCACTGCCGCACCAGCGTGGTCACCGCCTCCATCGACCGCATGGACTTCATCAAGCCGGCCTTTATCGGCGAGGTGATCATCATCAAGGCCAGCGTCAACTATGCCGGGCGGACCTCCATGGAGGTTGGCGTCCGGGTGGAGGCCGAGGACCTGATCACCGGCGAGATACGCCACACCGGCTCCTGCTACCTGACTTACGTGGCCTTGGACAAGAACCGCCAGCCCATCCAGGTGCCGCCGCTTCTTTTGGAAACCGAGGACGACTGCCGCCGGAACCGCGAGGCCAAGGCCCGCCGGGAAAGCAGGCTGGCCGAAAAACACCGGGAACGGGCCTCCCAGAACGAAACCCGGGCCTGCTGA
- a CDS encoding MoaD/ThiS family protein, with product MAGPSDTPDGPYATPGHDHASDASDQPTVTVKCLATLAAYQPGNAGAFPLSGSIRRVADLLAALHLPASKVTTILVNAAPADLDMPLSPGDAVTLLPTLSGG from the coding sequence ATGGCCGGCCCCTCCGACACCCCGGACGGTCCGTACGCCACCCCCGGGCACGACCACGCCTCCGACGCCTCGGACCAGCCGACGGTCACGGTCAAATGCTTAGCCACCCTGGCCGCCTATCAGCCCGGAAACGCCGGGGCCTTCCCGCTTTCCGGGAGCATCCGCCGGGTGGCCGACCTGTTGGCCGCACTGCACCTGCCCGCGTCCAAGGTCACCACCATCCTGGTCAACGCCGCGCCCGCCGACCTGGACATGCCCCTTTCCCCCGGCGACGCCGTGACCCTACTTCCCACCCTCAGCGGCGGCTGA
- a CDS encoding HesA/MoeB/ThiF family protein: MDLTDALASRAAPARLPDGTSVRVLAGPDASAISRKTGLPLCEVERAALDTGIVPARYLRNLATYSLAGQARLARSRAALVGLGGLGGTVLEILARTGVGTIAAADGDVFEESNLNRQLLSEVSVIDRPKAEAALARAEAINPAITVTTRRVFLDQAGMRDLLDGAQVAVDALGGLADRPALTRAAAMRGIPLVTAAVAGETGYVATIPPGGPSVWEVMEPGGSGSSRGTPAEDVLGCQAAPVTVLAGLQAAEALRVLAGRPPRLAGKMLIVDLSDMSFETVTLA; encoded by the coding sequence ATGGACCTGACGGACGCCCTCGCCTCCCGGGCCGCGCCGGCACGCCTGCCCGACGGCACGTCCGTCCGGGTGCTCGCCGGTCCGGACGCCTCGGCCATCTCCCGTAAGACAGGCCTCCCCCTTTGCGAGGTGGAGCGCGCGGCCCTGGACACGGGGATCGTCCCGGCCCGGTATCTGCGCAACCTCGCCACCTATTCCCTGGCCGGGCAGGCCCGCCTTGCCCGCTCGAGGGCGGCCCTGGTGGGCCTTGGCGGGCTTGGCGGGACCGTGCTCGAGATCCTGGCCCGCACGGGCGTGGGGACCATTGCCGCGGCCGACGGCGACGTGTTCGAGGAATCGAACCTGAACCGCCAGCTTTTGTCCGAGGTCTCCGTGATCGACCGCCCCAAGGCCGAGGCCGCCCTGGCCCGGGCCGAGGCCATAAACCCCGCGATCACGGTCACGACCCGCCGGGTCTTTCTCGACCAGGCCGGAATGCGCGATCTGCTTGACGGCGCGCAGGTGGCCGTGGACGCCCTGGGGGGCCTGGCCGACCGGCCGGCCCTTACCCGGGCGGCCGCAATGCGGGGCATCCCCCTGGTCACGGCGGCCGTGGCCGGGGAAACGGGATATGTGGCCACGATCCCGCCGGGCGGACCGTCGGTGTGGGAGGTCATGGAACCCGGCGGATCCGGGAGCTCCCGGGGAACCCCGGCCGAGGACGTCCTGGGCTGTCAGGCCGCGCCGGTCACGGTCCTGGCCGGGCTCCAGGCCGCCGAGGCGCTTCGCGTGCTGGCGGGCCGGCCGCCGCGTCTGGCCGGGAAGATGCTCATCGTCGATCTGTCGGACATGAGCTTTGAGACGGTGACGCTTGCGTAG
- a CDS encoding alkyl/aryl-sulfatase, with protein MDSYALFGMVAALFLLLIPCLVQAGTDAPGGAKPASAATKAANERVRALLDFGDALDFEEAARGFIAPLPDGGVIKNAAGEAVWDMSRYAFIEQSETAPRTVNPSLWRQSRLAMKGGLFRVVDRLYQVRNADLSNLTIIEGDTGLIVVDPLISVETARAALELYYAHRPRRPVVAVLYSHSHADHYGGVRGVVDEADVASGRVKIVAPVGFMEAAVTENVLAGTAMGRRAMYMYGNLLPASPEGQVGSGLGMTLSSGTITIIPPTDLVTRTGQTMNIDGVEFEFMLAPDTEAPAEMHWLLPRLRAVTAAENCCHVLHNIYTLRGAKIRDPLSWSKHLDQTITLWGDNSDVMYGMHHWPVWGKDRVNEMLRMGRDGYRFINDQTLRLANQGYGPEEIAERIAFPESLERHWAMRGYYGTLRHNAKGAYVKYLGWFDGNPANLNGLVPVDAAKKYVAYMGGADAVMRKAREDFDRGEYRWVAEVMNRVVFADPGNMPARELAADALEQMGYQAESGPWRNFYLTGALELRHGVKPLVEGKEPNLDYVRNLPPDLLFDAMAVRLNPEKAAGKWCTINFVFTDKNEQYALSLENCALSHRPNAQAADADATLTMPQEIFTYVLLGKASLDKVLAGKKAVLQGDPAALPNLLAMMDDVDPWFNIVTP; from the coding sequence ATGGACAGTTATGCGCTTTTCGGGATGGTAGCGGCGCTTTTCCTCCTTCTCATTCCCTGTCTCGTCCAGGCCGGCACGGACGCCCCCGGCGGCGCCAAACCGGCCTCCGCCGCCACCAAGGCCGCCAACGAACGGGTCAGGGCCTTGCTCGATTTCGGCGACGCCCTGGATTTCGAGGAGGCCGCGCGCGGCTTCATCGCTCCGCTTCCGGACGGCGGGGTGATCAAAAACGCCGCAGGCGAAGCGGTCTGGGACATGTCGCGGTATGCGTTCATCGAACAGTCGGAGACCGCGCCGCGGACCGTCAACCCGAGCCTGTGGCGGCAGTCCCGACTGGCCATGAAGGGCGGACTGTTTCGGGTCGTGGACCGGCTCTATCAGGTGCGCAACGCCGACCTCTCCAACCTCACCATCATCGAGGGCGACACCGGCCTGATCGTGGTCGATCCGCTCATCTCGGTCGAAACCGCCCGGGCCGCCCTGGAGCTCTATTATGCGCACAGGCCCAGGCGGCCGGTGGTCGCGGTGCTGTACTCCCACAGCCACGCCGACCACTACGGCGGCGTGCGCGGCGTGGTGGACGAGGCCGACGTCGCGTCCGGCAGGGTGAAGATCGTCGCCCCCGTGGGATTCATGGAAGCGGCGGTCACCGAGAACGTCCTGGCGGGCACGGCCATGGGGCGGCGCGCCATGTACATGTACGGCAACCTGCTTCCGGCCTCGCCCGAGGGGCAGGTCGGGTCGGGCCTGGGCATGACCCTCTCCTCGGGCACGATAACCATCATCCCGCCCACGGACCTCGTCACCCGCACCGGCCAGACCATGAATATCGACGGCGTGGAGTTCGAGTTCATGCTCGCACCGGACACCGAGGCGCCCGCCGAGATGCACTGGCTTTTGCCGCGGCTTCGGGCCGTGACCGCAGCCGAGAACTGCTGCCACGTCCTGCACAACATCTACACCCTGCGCGGGGCCAAGATCCGCGATCCCCTCTCGTGGTCCAAGCACCTCGACCAGACCATCACCCTGTGGGGCGACAATTCGGACGTCATGTACGGCATGCACCACTGGCCGGTGTGGGGAAAGGACCGGGTCAACGAGATGCTGCGCATGGGGCGCGACGGCTACCGCTTCATCAACGACCAGACCCTGCGGCTGGCCAACCAGGGCTACGGACCGGAGGAGATCGCCGAGCGCATCGCCTTTCCCGAGTCCCTGGAGCGCCACTGGGCCATGCGCGGCTATTACGGAACCCTGCGCCACAACGCCAAGGGCGCCTACGTGAAGTATCTCGGCTGGTTCGACGGCAATCCCGCCAACCTCAACGGTCTCGTGCCTGTGGACGCGGCGAAAAAATACGTCGCGTACATGGGCGGCGCCGATGCGGTCATGCGCAAGGCCAGAGAGGATTTCGACAGGGGGGAATACCGCTGGGTGGCCGAGGTCATGAACCGAGTGGTGTTCGCCGATCCCGGCAACATGCCCGCCCGCGAGCTGGCTGCGGACGCCCTGGAGCAGATGGGCTATCAGGCCGAGTCCGGCCCCTGGCGCAATTTCTACCTGACCGGGGCCTTGGAGCTGCGCCACGGGGTGAAGCCGCTTGTCGAAGGCAAGGAGCCCAACCTGGATTACGTGCGCAACCTGCCCCCGGACCTGCTTTTCGACGCCATGGCCGTGCGCCTGAACCCGGAGAAGGCCGCAGGCAAATGGTGTACGATCAATTTCGTCTTCACCGACAAAAACGAGCAGTACGCCCTGTCCCTGGAAAACTGCGCCCTCTCCCACCGGCCCAACGCCCAGGCCGCCGACGCGGACGCCACGTTGACCATGCCCCAGGAGATTTTCACCTACGTCCTGCTCGGAAAGGCCAGCCTGGACAAGGTGCTGGCGGGCAAAAAGGCCGTGCTCCAGGGCGATCCGGCCGCCCTGCCGAACCTTTTGGCCATGATGGACGACGTCGATCCCTGGTTCAACATCGTGACGCCCTGA
- a CDS encoding pyridoxal phosphate-dependent aminotransferase: MNPACKDITSFLVMDILEKAQGLERQGHHIIHLEIGEPDFDTPDCVKEAACRAIRDGKTHYSHSLGLIELREAICRHYAEEYGVTVKPRNIVVTGGTSAALFLLFAAYARPGDDILLSDPGYACYPNFIRFTGASPAYIRVAEEDGFQFNPDKLAARVNDKTRAILVNSPSNPAGTVLGEQALRRICEIGERGPAIVSDEIYHGLVYEGKAHSALEFTDNCFVLNGFSKLHAMTGFRLGYLIAPEKYLCILQKLQQNFFICASSVAQWAGIAALTEAGPDIERMRRTYDQRRRFLIKGLRELGFTIRVEPTGAFYVLVNAAHLGTDSLALAHDILDKAHLGVTPGIDFGPGGEGHLRFSYANSLENIAEGLRRLKGYIEGR; encoded by the coding sequence ATGAATCCCGCCTGCAAGGACATCACCTCCTTTCTGGTCATGGACATCCTGGAGAAGGCCCAGGGCCTGGAACGCCAGGGACATCACATCATCCATCTGGAGATCGGCGAGCCCGACTTCGACACCCCGGACTGCGTCAAGGAGGCCGCCTGCCGGGCCATCCGCGACGGCAAGACCCACTACAGCCACAGCCTGGGCCTGATCGAACTGCGCGAGGCCATCTGCCGCCACTACGCCGAGGAATACGGCGTGACCGTGAAGCCGAGAAACATCGTGGTCACCGGAGGCACCTCGGCGGCCCTGTTTCTTCTCTTCGCGGCCTATGCCCGGCCCGGCGACGACATCCTGCTCTCGGACCCGGGCTATGCCTGCTATCCCAACTTCATCCGCTTCACCGGCGCAAGTCCGGCCTACATCCGGGTGGCCGAGGAGGACGGCTTCCAGTTCAATCCGGACAAGCTGGCGGCGCGGGTCAACGACAAGACCCGGGCCATCCTGGTCAATTCGCCGTCCAACCCGGCCGGGACCGTGCTTGGCGAGCAGGCCCTGCGGCGCATCTGCGAGATCGGGGAGCGGGGGCCGGCGATTGTCTCCGACGAGATCTACCACGGCCTGGTCTACGAGGGGAAAGCCCACAGCGCCCTGGAATTCACGGACAACTGCTTTGTCTTAAACGGCTTTTCCAAACTGCACGCCATGACTGGGTTTCGGCTGGGGTATCTCATCGCGCCGGAGAAGTACCTGTGCATCCTGCAAAAGCTGCAGCAAAACTTTTTCATCTGCGCCTCGTCCGTGGCCCAGTGGGCCGGGATCGCGGCCCTGACCGAGGCCGGGCCGGACATCGAGCGCATGCGCCGGACGTATGATCAGCGGCGCAGGTTTCTGATCAAGGGCCTGCGGGAGCTTGGGTTTACGATCCGGGTGGAGCCCACGGGGGCCTTTTACGTGCTGGTGAACGCGGCGCACCTGGGCACGGATTCGCTGGCCCTGGCGCATGACATTTTGGACAAGGCGCATCTTGGGGTCACGCCGGGTATCGACTTCGGCCCGGGCGGCGAGGGGCATTTGCGGTTTTCCTACGCCAATTCGCTGGAGAATATCGCGGAGGGGTTGAGACGGCTTAAGGGGTATATCGAGGGGCGGTGA
- a CDS encoding dynamin family protein, with product MDLSSLKEQLRRENPLLVDAVAAFAKLDRVGGRLGILPKGGSFAQRIAWWPLIAVLGPFSAGKSTFINNYLGQPLQQTGTHAVDDTFTVICFTGEPEARVLPGVALDADLRFPFYKMSQELEKVEAGEGGRIDAYLKLKTCPSERVKGLILIDSPGFDADAQRTATLRITDYIMDLSDLVLVLFDANRPEPGAMRDTLHHLVAGTVNRKDSSKFLYILNRMDVTAREDSPEEVVGAWQRALAQHGLTAGKFYRIYSPEAALPIADEALCRRFESKRDKDLAEIHGRMAQVRVERSYRIVGTLEKMAREIEDGFVPRIRELCARWRRTTLRFDALFFGLALAVCVAAYVLAGLPAEGRFLPGWLSWVFDATWRVLAFAALVAAGAGFVHAKARALAEDRTRKALAREHPPGAMREALERALDRNTVWWRSIFPPEPAGWGQASRRRIREAVAGAEALVQALNDRYAHPSGARPDSPQTSNQTECGSTS from the coding sequence ATGGACCTTTCAAGCCTTAAAGAGCAGTTGCGTCGGGAAAACCCCCTTTTGGTGGACGCCGTGGCCGCCTTCGCCAAACTCGACCGGGTGGGCGGGCGGCTCGGGATTTTGCCCAAGGGCGGCTCGTTCGCCCAGCGCATCGCCTGGTGGCCGCTTATTGCCGTGCTGGGTCCCTTTTCCGCTGGAAAATCCACGTTCATCAACAATTACCTGGGCCAACCCCTGCAACAGACCGGCACCCACGCCGTGGACGACACCTTCACGGTCATCTGCTTCACCGGGGAACCCGAGGCCCGGGTCCTGCCGGGCGTGGCCCTGGACGCGGACCTGCGTTTCCCCTTCTATAAGATGAGCCAGGAGCTGGAAAAGGTGGAGGCCGGGGAGGGCGGGCGCATCGACGCCTACCTCAAGCTCAAGACCTGCCCAAGCGAGCGGGTCAAGGGGCTTATCCTCATCGACTCCCCGGGCTTCGACGCCGATGCCCAACGCACGGCCACGCTCCGCATCACCGACTACATCATGGACCTCTCGGACCTGGTCCTGGTCCTTTTCGACGCCAACCGCCCCGAGCCCGGGGCCATGCGCGACACCCTGCATCACCTGGTGGCCGGGACCGTGAATCGCAAGGATTCGAGCAAGTTCCTGTACATCTTAAACCGCATGGACGTGACCGCCCGGGAGGACAGCCCCGAGGAGGTCGTCGGGGCCTGGCAGCGGGCCTTGGCCCAGCACGGGCTGACGGCCGGGAAGTTCTACCGCATCTACAGCCCCGAGGCGGCCCTGCCCATCGCCGACGAGGCCCTTTGCCGGCGCTTCGAGAGCAAACGGGACAAGGACCTGGCCGAGATCCACGGCCGCATGGCCCAGGTCCGGGTGGAGCGCTCGTACCGGATCGTGGGCACGCTGGAGAAGATGGCCCGGGAGATCGAGGACGGATTCGTGCCGCGCATCCGCGAGCTGTGCGCCCGGTGGCGGCGGACCACGCTTCGCTTCGACGCCCTTTTTTTCGGGCTCGCCCTGGCGGTATGCGTCGCGGCGTACGTGCTGGCCGGGCTTCCGGCCGAGGGCCGGTTCCTGCCCGGCTGGCTTTCCTGGGTGTTCGACGCGACCTGGCGCGTTCTTGCGTTTGCGGCCCTGGTCGCGGCCGGGGCCGGGTTCGTGCACGCCAAGGCCCGAGCCCTGGCCGAGGACCGCACGCGCAAGGCCCTGGCGCGCGAGCATCCGCCGGGCGCCATGCGCGAGGCCCTGGAGCGGGCCCTGGACAGGAACACGGTCTGGTGGCGCAGCATATTTCCGCCGGAGCCGGCCGGCTGGGGCCAGGCCTCGCGCCGGCGCATCCGGGAGGCCGTGGCCGGGGCCGAGGCCCTGGTGCAGGCCCTAAACGACCGCTACGCCCATCCCTCCGGGGCGCGGCCGGACTCCCCCCAAACCTCCAACCAAACGGAATGTGGCAGCACCTCATGA
- a CDS encoding type II toxin-antitoxin system RelE family toxin, which yields MYALRFSMAAIKALKKAPDDVAGRIRSRLDELAKDPFAAPGVKKLTGHPGYRLRVGDWRVLYLIEKGELVIHVVELGQRKEVSR from the coding sequence ATGTATGCGCTCCGCTTTTCCATGGCCGCGATCAAGGCCTTGAAAAAGGCCCCGGACGACGTAGCCGGGCGCATCCGGTCCAGACTCGATGAACTCGCCAAAGACCCCTTCGCGGCCCCAGGCGTCAAGAAGCTGACTGGGCATCCGGGCTACCGGCTTCGTGTCGGGGACTGGAGGGTTTTGTACCTGATCGAAAAAGGGGAGCTGGTCATCCATGTGGTGGAGCTCGGCCAGCGCAAGGAGGTCTCCCGATGA
- a CDS encoding helix-turn-helix domain-containing protein: MSVHILERDGRPAFAVLPIEEYERLVAALEDARDAAVIEAFHKSLISGEVETIPAEVVNRLLGGENPVKVLRAHRGLTLQQVAEACGVTNSHISQIERGKRSMSAGLLKRMAAALGVDAELLL; this comes from the coding sequence ATGAGCGTGCATATCCTGGAACGCGACGGCCGTCCCGCCTTCGCCGTCCTGCCCATCGAGGAATACGAACGGCTTGTGGCGGCCCTGGAGGACGCCCGCGACGCGGCCGTCATCGAGGCCTTCCACAAATCCCTGATCTCCGGCGAGGTGGAAACCATTCCGGCCGAGGTCGTAAACCGCCTGCTTGGCGGGGAGAACCCGGTGAAGGTGCTGCGCGCCCACCGGGGGCTGACCCTGCAACAGGTGGCCGAGGCCTGTGGGGTGACCAACTCCCACATCTCCCAGATCGAGCGGGGCAAACGGTCCATGTCGGCCGGGCTGCTCAAGAGGATGGCCGCCGCCCTCGGGGTCGACGCGGAGCTTTTGCTCTAG